Proteins co-encoded in one Micropterus dolomieu isolate WLL.071019.BEF.003 ecotype Adirondacks linkage group LG19, ASM2129224v1, whole genome shotgun sequence genomic window:
- the pld7 gene encoding 5'-3' exonuclease PLD3 isoform X3, which produces MGDLKTETSSQEESDESDSETVQSQVMERHQSPAELKEETAEEAGVMELKHCSIVLERLSAADRAAKKELEEKEDMNRKGGKPVSRIPTFHKRPIGASQNTELPVPKKDTPVHVAQPHEKAGVGSVEVSKSKLPDVRETALPLPSIRVPKVGFDAPSPFTNTEQVPGTAHSSLNTVPKSWSLSEFVPCPSMTVSPRPALRPEHRSALRLSDEDESKRFEMESDTTAEGTLSHLPHEGSVSEKPQEDDVDEVQSRITLTASGDTMKSKSADVVHATEVSQDDAIMNEEPPWETAQMNILELKDSRSSSDVECEDDLAGGKSEGPDSGEVKEYREPLISQSAFSDLTEEIAGTEESASPVAPEEPAKAKSVKVTKSSGCSGFALFCFLPTTLLLLGGFGQHVWHYGLPMSVAQLTAQLELNLLEGFGLVPEPCSTDCRVHLVESIPVGLYQSSPSSRQSIADSWLHLLHKANSSVHIAAFYFTLRGSDLEFSGSSDSQGRKVFKQLKQLESKGVKLQIAVNAPQASTQDTAELAAAGAEVREVDLKAVTGGIVHTKLWVVDQKHLYLGSANMDWRSLSQVKEVGLSVEDCSCLAQDAFRIFGVYWSIGDPNNGSLPPYWPARLSALSSSQDPLRLKFNGVPAQVYLSSAPPLISARGRSDDLSTILSVIDDAKKFIYISVMDYLPQSEFTEPIRFWPAIDSALRVAACYREVQVRLLVSCWKHSPSSMFTFLQSLLVLNRPPLKCDINVKIFTVPSTAEQMKIPFARVNHAKYMVTDRVVYIGTSNWSENYFTQTAGVGLVVNQTGSEVKKGQETLQSQAEELFLRDWTSQYTSTLSVDDVDVCPRSPH; this is translated from the exons GAGTCAGATGAGTCAGACTCTGAGACTGTCCAGAGCCAAGTGATGGAGAGACATCAAAGTCCTGCTGAGCTGAAGGAGGAAACTGCTGAGGAGGCCGGTGTAATG GAACTGAAGCATTGCAGCATTGTGCTGGAACGTCTCTCGGCTGCCGACAGGGCTGCAAAAAAAGAGCTTGAGGAAAAAGAAGACATGAACCGCAAAGGTGGGAAACCCGTTTCCAGAATTCCTACTTTCCATAAACGACCCATCGGTGCGAGCCAGAACACAGAGCTGCCTGTTCCCAAGAAAGATACCCCTGTCCATGTAGCTCAGCCCCACGAGAAAGCTGGGGTTGGAAGTGTAGAGGTTTCCAAGTCCAAGTTACCCGATGTCAGAGAAACGGCACTACCCCTGCCGTCGATCCGCGTCCCCAAAGTTGGCTTCGACGCTCCGTCACCGTTCACCAACACAGAACAAGTCCCTGGAACAGCCCATAGTTCCCTAAATACTGTACCCAAGAGCTGGAGTTTGTCTGAGTTTGTGCCGTGCCCTTCCATGACTGTCAGCCCCAGGCCTGCGCTCAGACCAGAGCACAGATCCGCGCTACGTTTATCAGACGAAGACGAGAGTAAAAGGTTTGAAATGGAATCTGACACCACAGCAGAAGGCACCTTATCTCACCTTCCACACGAGGGCTCCGTCAGTGAAAAGCCACAGGAAGACGATGTTGATGAGGTTCAAAGCAGGATTACCCTCACTGCCTCTGGAGATACTATGAAGTCAAAGTCTGCAGACGTTGTTCACGCAACTGAGGTTAGCCAAGATGACGCTATCATGAATGAAGAGCCACCGTGGGAGACAGCGCAGATGAACATACTTGAATTAAAGGACAGCAGGTCTTCATCAGATGTTGAATGCGAGGATGATTTGGCAGGTGGAAAGTCTGAGGGCCCCGATTCAGGGGAGGTGAAGGAGTATCGCGAGCCACTTATAAGCCAGTCTGCGTTTTCAGATCTTACAGAGGAAATAGCTGGAACTGAAGAATCGGCCTCTCCTGTAGCACCAGAGGAGCCTGCTAAAGCTAAGTCAGTCAAGGTAACTAAG AGCTCAGGATGCTCTGGTTTTGCCCTCTTCTGCTTCCTGCCCACTACCTTGCTGCTTCTAGGGGGTTTTGGCCAGCATGTTTGGCACTACGGGCTTCCCATGTCTGTGGCTCAGCTCACAGCTCAGCTGGAACTGAACCTGCTGGAGGGCTTTGGATTAGTACCAGAGCCTTGCAGCACTGATTGTCG AGTGCATCTGGTGGAGAGCATCCCTGTGGGCCTCTACCAGTCTTCTCCCTCGTCCAGACAAAGCATCGCAGACAGCTGGCTTCATCTGCTGCACAAGGCCAACAGCTCGGTCCATATCGCTGCTTTCTACTTCACTCTACGAGGCAGCGATTTGGAGTTCTCTGGCTCCTCTGACTCTCAG GGACGAAAGGTCTTTAAGCAGCTTAAACAGCTTGAATCCAAAGGTGTGAAACTCCAGATTGCCGTCAACGCCCCCCAGGCCTCAACTCAAGATACAGCAGAATTGGCTGCAGCAG GTGCAGAAGTCAGAGAGGTAGACCTCAAGGCTGTAACTGGAGGCATTGTCCACACCAAGCTGTGGGTGGTCGATCAAAAGCACTTGTACTTGGGTAGCGCTAACATGGACTGGCGCTCTCTAAGTCAG GTGAAGGAGGTCGGCCTGTCAGTGGAGGACTGCAGCTGCCTGGCTCAGGATGCCTTTCGGATCTTTGGGGTGTACTGGAGCATTGGCGACCCGAACAACGGCTCCCTGCCACCGTACTGGCCTGCACGCCTCTCTGCCCTGTCCAGCTCCCAGGATCCCCTGCGCCTGAAGTTCAATGGAGTCCCTGCTCAAGTCTACCTGTCT AGCGCCCCTCCGTTGATCTCAGCCCGCGGCCGCTCAGACGACCTCTCCACCATCCTGTCTGTCATCGACGACGCCAAGAAATTTATTTACATCTCTGTCATGGACTATCTTCCCCAGTCTGAGTTCACAGAGCCTATCAG gTTCTGGCCGGCCATTGACTCGGCCCTGCGTGTTGCAGCCTGCTACAGAGAGGTACAGGTGAGACTCCTGGTTAGCTGCTGGAAGCACTCGCCTTCCTCCATGTTTACCTTCCTGCAGTCCCTGCTGGTGCTCAACAGGCCTCCACTGAAATGTGACATTAATGTG AAAATCTTTACAGTGCCTTCAACAGCGGAGCAGATGAAGATTCCTTTTGCACGAGTCAATCATGCCAAGTACATGGTTACAGACAGAGTGGTCTATATAG GGACATCCAACTGGTCCGAGAACTACTTCACCCAGACAGCCGGCGTGGGCTTGGTGGTGAACCAGACCGGCTCTGAGGTTAAGAAAGGCCAAGAGACTCTGCAGAGCCAAGCAGAGGAGCTCTTCCTCAGGGACTGGACGTCTCAGTATACCAGCACTCTCTCTGTTGACGATGTGGACGTCTGCCCTCGAAGCCCACACTAA
- the pld7 gene encoding 5'-3' exonuclease PLD3 isoform X6, with amino-acid sequence MNRKGGKPVSRIPTFHKRPIGASQNTELPVPKKDTPVHVAQPHEKAGVGSVEVSKSKLPDVRETALPLPSIRVPKVGFDAPSPFTNTEQVPGTAHSSLNTVPKSWSLSEFVPCPSMTVSPRPALRPEHRSALRLSDEDESKRFEMESDTTAEGTLSHLPHEGSVSEKPQEDDVDEVQSRITLTASGDTMKSKSADVVHATEVSQDDAIMNEEPPWETAQMNILELKDSRSSSDVECEDDLAGGKSEGPDSGEVKEYREPLISQSAFSDLTEEIAGTEESASPVAPEEPAKAKSVKVTKSSGCSGFALFCFLPTTLLLLGGFGQHVWHYGLPMSVAQLTAQLELNLLEGFGLVPEPCSTDCRVHLVESIPVGLYQSSPSSRQSIADSWLHLLHKANSSVHIAAFYFTLRGSDLEFSGSSDSQGRKVFKQLKQLESKGVKLQIAVNAPQASTQDTAELAAAGAEVREVDLKAVTGGIVHTKLWVVDQKHLYLGSANMDWRSLSQVKEVGLSVEDCSCLAQDAFRIFGVYWSIGDPNNGSLPPYWPARLSALSSSQDPLRLKFNGVPAQVYLSSAPPLISARGRSDDLSTILSVIDDAKKFIYISVMDYLPQSEFTEPIRFWPAIDSALRVAACYREVQVRLLVSCWKHSPSSMFTFLQSLLVLNRPPLKCDINVKIFTVPSTAEQMKIPFARVNHAKYMVTDRVVYIGTSNWSENYFTQTAGVGLVVNQTGSEVKKGQETLQSQAEELFLRDWTSQYTSTLSVDDVDVCPRSPH; translated from the exons ATGAACCGCAAAGGTGGGAAACCCGTTTCCAGAATTCCTACTTTCCATAAACGACCCATCGGTGCGAGCCAGAACACAGAGCTGCCTGTTCCCAAGAAAGATACCCCTGTCCATGTAGCTCAGCCCCACGAGAAAGCTGGGGTTGGAAGTGTAGAGGTTTCCAAGTCCAAGTTACCCGATGTCAGAGAAACGGCACTACCCCTGCCGTCGATCCGCGTCCCCAAAGTTGGCTTCGACGCTCCGTCACCGTTCACCAACACAGAACAAGTCCCTGGAACAGCCCATAGTTCCCTAAATACTGTACCCAAGAGCTGGAGTTTGTCTGAGTTTGTGCCGTGCCCTTCCATGACTGTCAGCCCCAGGCCTGCGCTCAGACCAGAGCACAGATCCGCGCTACGTTTATCAGACGAAGACGAGAGTAAAAGGTTTGAAATGGAATCTGACACCACAGCAGAAGGCACCTTATCTCACCTTCCACACGAGGGCTCCGTCAGTGAAAAGCCACAGGAAGACGATGTTGATGAGGTTCAAAGCAGGATTACCCTCACTGCCTCTGGAGATACTATGAAGTCAAAGTCTGCAGACGTTGTTCACGCAACTGAGGTTAGCCAAGATGACGCTATCATGAATGAAGAGCCACCGTGGGAGACAGCGCAGATGAACATACTTGAATTAAAGGACAGCAGGTCTTCATCAGATGTTGAATGCGAGGATGATTTGGCAGGTGGAAAGTCTGAGGGCCCCGATTCAGGGGAGGTGAAGGAGTATCGCGAGCCACTTATAAGCCAGTCTGCGTTTTCAGATCTTACAGAGGAAATAGCTGGAACTGAAGAATCGGCCTCTCCTGTAGCACCAGAGGAGCCTGCTAAAGCTAAGTCAGTCAAGGTAACTAAG AGCTCAGGATGCTCTGGTTTTGCCCTCTTCTGCTTCCTGCCCACTACCTTGCTGCTTCTAGGGGGTTTTGGCCAGCATGTTTGGCACTACGGGCTTCCCATGTCTGTGGCTCAGCTCACAGCTCAGCTGGAACTGAACCTGCTGGAGGGCTTTGGATTAGTACCAGAGCCTTGCAGCACTGATTGTCG AGTGCATCTGGTGGAGAGCATCCCTGTGGGCCTCTACCAGTCTTCTCCCTCGTCCAGACAAAGCATCGCAGACAGCTGGCTTCATCTGCTGCACAAGGCCAACAGCTCGGTCCATATCGCTGCTTTCTACTTCACTCTACGAGGCAGCGATTTGGAGTTCTCTGGCTCCTCTGACTCTCAG GGACGAAAGGTCTTTAAGCAGCTTAAACAGCTTGAATCCAAAGGTGTGAAACTCCAGATTGCCGTCAACGCCCCCCAGGCCTCAACTCAAGATACAGCAGAATTGGCTGCAGCAG GTGCAGAAGTCAGAGAGGTAGACCTCAAGGCTGTAACTGGAGGCATTGTCCACACCAAGCTGTGGGTGGTCGATCAAAAGCACTTGTACTTGGGTAGCGCTAACATGGACTGGCGCTCTCTAAGTCAG GTGAAGGAGGTCGGCCTGTCAGTGGAGGACTGCAGCTGCCTGGCTCAGGATGCCTTTCGGATCTTTGGGGTGTACTGGAGCATTGGCGACCCGAACAACGGCTCCCTGCCACCGTACTGGCCTGCACGCCTCTCTGCCCTGTCCAGCTCCCAGGATCCCCTGCGCCTGAAGTTCAATGGAGTCCCTGCTCAAGTCTACCTGTCT AGCGCCCCTCCGTTGATCTCAGCCCGCGGCCGCTCAGACGACCTCTCCACCATCCTGTCTGTCATCGACGACGCCAAGAAATTTATTTACATCTCTGTCATGGACTATCTTCCCCAGTCTGAGTTCACAGAGCCTATCAG gTTCTGGCCGGCCATTGACTCGGCCCTGCGTGTTGCAGCCTGCTACAGAGAGGTACAGGTGAGACTCCTGGTTAGCTGCTGGAAGCACTCGCCTTCCTCCATGTTTACCTTCCTGCAGTCCCTGCTGGTGCTCAACAGGCCTCCACTGAAATGTGACATTAATGTG AAAATCTTTACAGTGCCTTCAACAGCGGAGCAGATGAAGATTCCTTTTGCACGAGTCAATCATGCCAAGTACATGGTTACAGACAGAGTGGTCTATATAG GGACATCCAACTGGTCCGAGAACTACTTCACCCAGACAGCCGGCGTGGGCTTGGTGGTGAACCAGACCGGCTCTGAGGTTAAGAAAGGCCAAGAGACTCTGCAGAGCCAAGCAGAGGAGCTCTTCCTCAGGGACTGGACGTCTCAGTATACCAGCACTCTCTCTGTTGACGATGTGGACGTCTGCCCTCGAAGCCCACACTAA